The following proteins are encoded in a genomic region of Thermococcus henrietii:
- a CDS encoding RsmB/NOP family class I SAM-dependent RNA methyltransferase yields the protein MPKLKLSDRQLYALVEAVKLGEVIKPSQSAKRKAFSRYRIEGWENSKLTGIFYSIQRRLGLIDEIIEELVGVSPLILDPWLRATLRVAVEVAVFRDPNERTVQHLKGLAKFLSGKTHPYVGYYYYELLPRVINYVPKLDSEEKRLKWEYLFPEWFIARMRELLGEEAEELLKALNETLPVSLRVNRLKASVKDVEDYLRRKNLCFERSERVETVIRVLDPFNPGRLMEKGLALPQEEASAVASLILSPKPGETVIDLAAAPGGKTAHIAELMENEGKIYAFDVDSERIKRMRQILKWAGVEIAEVRKLDGRRAPEVLGEEIAEGVLLDAPCTSDGTIAKNPELRWRLREKNIPKVVALQKELIESAWRLLKPGGRLLYSTCSMLPEENEEVVKWFLSRHDDARLVPLSGPYDEGFLPGTMRAWPHRHGTIGFFYALIEKA from the coding sequence ATGCCAAAGCTCAAGCTCTCGGACAGACAGCTCTACGCGCTGGTTGAAGCGGTGAAGCTCGGCGAGGTAATCAAGCCGAGTCAAAGCGCCAAGAGGAAGGCCTTCTCGCGCTACAGAATTGAGGGCTGGGAGAACTCCAAGCTGACCGGAATATTCTATTCAATCCAGCGCAGGCTCGGCCTCATAGACGAGATTATCGAGGAGCTCGTAGGAGTTTCTCCCCTAATCCTCGACCCCTGGCTGAGGGCGACGCTCAGGGTCGCGGTTGAGGTTGCGGTCTTTAGGGACCCGAACGAGAGAACGGTTCAGCACCTCAAGGGTCTCGCCAAGTTCCTCTCGGGTAAAACGCACCCGTATGTGGGCTATTACTACTACGAGCTTCTGCCTAGGGTCATAAACTACGTTCCAAAGCTCGACTCCGAGGAAAAGAGGCTGAAGTGGGAGTATCTCTTTCCCGAGTGGTTCATAGCGAGGATGAGGGAGCTCCTAGGAGAAGAAGCAGAGGAACTCCTGAAAGCCCTCAACGAGACCCTTCCGGTCAGTCTTCGCGTTAATCGCCTTAAGGCGAGCGTTAAAGACGTTGAGGACTACCTGAGGAGGAAAAACCTCTGCTTCGAGAGGAGCGAGCGCGTTGAAACGGTAATCCGCGTTCTGGACCCCTTCAACCCCGGGAGGCTCATGGAGAAGGGCCTCGCTTTGCCCCAAGAGGAGGCATCGGCCGTCGCTTCCCTAATACTCTCTCCCAAACCCGGTGAGACGGTAATTGATTTGGCAGCGGCACCGGGAGGAAAGACCGCCCACATTGCCGAGCTCATGGAAAACGAAGGAAAAATCTACGCCTTCGACGTCGATTCCGAGAGAATTAAGCGCATGAGGCAAATCCTGAAGTGGGCCGGTGTTGAGATTGCCGAGGTTAGGAAGCTCGACGGCAGGAGGGCCCCGGAAGTTTTAGGCGAGGAAATTGCCGAGGGGGTTCTATTAGACGCGCCGTGCACGAGCGATGGGACCATCGCCAAAAACCCCGAGCTGAGATGGCGCCTCCGCGAGAAGAACATACCGAAGGTCGTCGCGCTCCAGAAGGAGCTTATAGAGAGCGCGTGGAGGCTTTTGAAGCCCGGCGGGAGGTTGCTCTACTCAACCTGCTCTATGCTCCCTGAGGAGAACGAGGAAGTCGTAAAGTGGTTCCTTTCGAGGCACGACGACGCGAGACTCGTTCCGCTCAGCGGGCCGTACGATGAGGGCTTCCTGCCCGGCACGATGAGGGCCTGGCCCCACAGGCACGGGACGATAGGCTTCTTCTACGCGCTGATTGAAAAAGCCTAA
- a CDS encoding type II toxin-antitoxin system HicA family toxin, whose translation MDYKPVRQKGSHVVLANDSGKIVVVPLPKRLKTGLLKAIMREVGITTAELLELLDDP comes from the coding sequence CTGGACTACAAACCCGTAAGACAAAAGGGCTCTCACGTCGTTCTCGCCAACGATTCGGGCAAGATAGTCGTTGTTCCTCTCCCCAAGCGCCTTAAAACTGGCCTCCTGAAGGCCATAATGCGCGAGGTTGGTATAACAACGGCCGAGCTGTTGGAACTGCTTGATGACCCGTAA
- a CDS encoding SdpI family protein: protein MNEKTFEVFISLLLLGAGLATLAFRNRRNRMIGFRVGYTWHSDRVWRKVNTFSGLYSVAYSLFLLILAIYGIPLTPFILTMLAFVLSEVVIGTWMARHEYELEELSIEAPEKPPAVEKGTMKGISMEPYLLVQLGLLGFYLLLVALFWDRLPERVAVHFSASGRPNGYMDRFSGLIVFPVLGWLLPFSLTFLARDPGFFARMSAGVTQRGWFELNVLTSCALVLVFLTVLLYNVGAVSANAINYATVGLLVLIGLGIYRLLTVKPDERV from the coding sequence ATGAACGAAAAGACCTTCGAGGTGTTCATCTCGCTTCTCCTGCTCGGGGCGGGGCTGGCAACCCTCGCCTTCAGGAACAGGAGAAACCGGATGATAGGCTTCCGGGTGGGCTACACCTGGCACTCAGATAGGGTCTGGCGAAAGGTGAACACCTTCTCCGGCCTCTACTCTGTTGCGTACTCGCTTTTCCTGCTTATCCTTGCCATTTATGGTATCCCGCTCACTCCGTTCATCCTAACGATGCTGGCCTTCGTGCTTTCCGAAGTTGTAATCGGAACGTGGATGGCAAGGCACGAGTACGAACTCGAAGAGCTCTCGATTGAGGCCCCGGAGAAGCCCCCGGCAGTTGAGAAAGGAACTATGAAGGGAATCAGCATGGAACCCTACCTCCTCGTCCAGCTCGGCCTTTTGGGGTTCTACCTCCTGCTGGTTGCCCTTTTCTGGGACAGACTCCCGGAGAGGGTTGCCGTCCACTTCAGCGCGAGCGGAAGGCCGAACGGCTACATGGACAGGTTTTCGGGATTAATTGTGTTCCCGGTCCTCGGCTGGCTGCTTCCCTTCTCCCTGACGTTCCTCGCCAGAGACCCGGGCTTCTTCGCGAGGATGAGCGCGGGCGTAACTCAGCGCGGATGGTTCGAGCTCAACGTGCTCACGAGCTGCGCCCTCGTGCTGGTGTTCCTCACGGTGCTCCTTTACAACGTGGGTGCCGTCTCAGCGAACGCCATAAACTACGCAACCGTGGGGTTGCTCGTCCTCATCGGGCTCGGCATCTACCGGCTCCTCACGGTGAAACCTGATGAACGGGTATGA
- the dph2 gene encoding diphthamide biosynthesis enzyme Dph2 produces MHEVPHCEILEELRKLDAECVLVQSPEGLRREAEELARFLEESGLTVILHGEINYGACDPADSEARRLGCDALIHLGHSYMRLNLEVPTIFVPAFARVKLVPALERNLDEIRKLGKRIALVTTAQHVHRLNEAREFLERHGFEVLIGRGDSRVSWPGQVLGCNFSSAKVGADGVLFIGAGYFHPLGVALATKKPTLAVNPYSGDALWMNAEVERLIKKRWAQIAKAMDAKSFGVVVSTKKGQLRLAEARRVVELLRGHGRDARLIAMDHISYPKLEGFSFDAYVVVACPRVPIDDYENWRKPVLTPREVELLLGLREDYEFDEINGAERDVNEPLGVAVHGPKTSL; encoded by the coding sequence ATGCACGAAGTGCCCCACTGTGAGATACTGGAGGAACTGAGGAAGCTCGATGCGGAATGCGTCCTCGTACAGTCACCGGAGGGGCTGAGGCGGGAAGCAGAAGAGCTTGCGCGCTTCCTCGAGGAGAGCGGTTTAACCGTCATCCTGCACGGCGAGATAAACTACGGGGCCTGCGACCCTGCGGATTCGGAAGCGAGGAGGCTCGGTTGTGACGCCTTAATCCACCTCGGGCACAGCTACATGCGCCTGAACCTTGAGGTGCCGACGATATTCGTCCCCGCCTTTGCGAGGGTTAAGCTCGTTCCCGCCCTTGAAAGGAATCTAGACGAGATTCGGAAGCTTGGAAAGAGGATAGCGCTCGTAACGACCGCCCAGCACGTTCACAGGCTCAACGAGGCGAGGGAGTTCTTGGAGAGGCACGGCTTTGAGGTGCTCATCGGAAGGGGTGATTCGAGGGTGAGCTGGCCCGGACAGGTGCTCGGGTGCAACTTCTCCAGCGCGAAGGTCGGGGCAGACGGTGTCCTCTTCATCGGGGCCGGCTACTTCCACCCGCTCGGCGTCGCGCTGGCAACCAAAAAGCCGACTCTTGCAGTAAATCCCTACTCCGGCGACGCCCTCTGGATGAATGCCGAAGTGGAGCGTCTGATAAAGAAGAGATGGGCGCAGATAGCCAAGGCTATGGACGCTAAAAGCTTCGGAGTCGTGGTGAGCACTAAGAAGGGGCAGCTGAGGCTTGCCGAGGCCAGGCGGGTTGTTGAGCTCCTCCGCGGGCATGGCAGGGATGCGAGGCTCATAGCGATGGACCACATAAGCTACCCGAAGCTCGAGGGCTTTTCTTTCGACGCCTACGTCGTCGTTGCCTGCCCGAGGGTTCCGATAGACGACTACGAGAACTGGAGGAAGCCGGTCTTGACGCCGAGGGAAGTTGAGCTCCTCCTTGGTCTTCGCGAGGACTACGAGTTCGACGAAATAAACGGCGCAGAAAGGGATGTGAATGAACCTTTGGGGGTTGCGGTTCATGGACCTAAAACCAGTCTTTGA
- a CDS encoding YbjQ family protein has translation MIVVTTEEVPGYRVVEVKGLVRGGVVMATHLGRDILAGLRNLVGGEVKEYTEMMAQAREIALQRLIQQAEEMGANAVIGMRFMTSNVGQRMAEVYAFGTAVVIEPE, from the coding sequence ATGATTGTTGTAACCACCGAAGAGGTCCCCGGCTACCGGGTCGTCGAGGTGAAAGGCCTCGTGAGGGGCGGTGTTGTCATGGCTACCCACCTGGGCAGGGACATCCTGGCAGGTCTTAGAAACCTCGTGGGCGGTGAGGTGAAGGAGTACACCGAGATGATGGCTCAGGCAAGGGAGATAGCCCTCCAGAGACTCATTCAGCAGGCCGAGGAAATGGGCGCCAACGCGGTAATCGGGATGCGCTTCATGACGTCGAACGTCGGCCAGAGAATGGCCGAGGTTTACGCCTTTGGGACGGCGGTGGTAATCGAGCCGGAGTGA
- a CDS encoding HD domain-containing protein, whose protein sequence is MYTEEELLKEIRELLDDDRLFEAYERTFREYHYYFDTTNYIVLNVYQFNDHGPVHVLLTTRRALELLRILRKFGIQTTAEKLGKPHWWSKFIVAFGALLHDIGNMIHRINHYEFSVFLAEPIVEKLVREFERRDPLLLKALTLNAIYTHDEHVPCTTIEGSLVTIADGCDMEAGRSRLVHKKDRVDIHAVSALAIERVEIREGDERQPILIEIWMKHPAGIFQVDEILTKKVKSSLLAGKIRLRIHTGKDGETLEKVI, encoded by the coding sequence ATGTACACTGAGGAGGAACTTCTGAAGGAGATTAGGGAACTCCTCGACGACGACAGGCTCTTCGAGGCCTACGAAAGAACCTTCAGGGAGTACCACTACTACTTCGACACCACCAACTACATAGTGCTTAACGTCTATCAGTTCAACGACCACGGGCCGGTTCACGTCCTCCTGACGACGAGGAGAGCTTTGGAACTGCTGAGAATCCTCAGAAAGTTCGGAATCCAGACGACGGCTGAGAAGCTCGGAAAGCCCCACTGGTGGAGCAAGTTCATCGTCGCCTTCGGAGCGCTCCTTCACGACATCGGCAACATGATACACAGGATAAACCACTACGAGTTCAGCGTTTTCTTAGCCGAGCCGATAGTCGAGAAGCTCGTGAGGGAGTTCGAGAGGCGCGACCCGCTACTCCTCAAGGCCCTGACGCTCAACGCGATATACACCCACGACGAGCACGTGCCGTGCACGACGATAGAGGGCTCGCTCGTCACCATCGCTGACGGCTGTGACATGGAGGCAGGAAGGAGCAGACTCGTCCACAAGAAGGACCGCGTTGACATACACGCCGTCTCGGCCCTGGCAATAGAGCGCGTGGAGATAAGGGAGGGCGACGAGAGACAGCCGATACTCATCGAGATATGGATGAAGCACCCGGCAGGAATCTTCCAGGTGGACGAGATTCTGACGAAGAAGGTCAAGAGCTCCCTGCTGGCCGGCAAGATAAGGCTCAGGATTCACACCGGCAAGGACGGCGAGACCCTCGAAAAGGTTATCTGA
- a CDS encoding METTL5 family protein, with product MRKKHLAMLLSRLEGFPEPKPELEQYRTPGDVAAELLWLAHSAGDIEGKVVADLGTGTGVLAVGAKLLGAERVYAVEVDGKALKVARKNAERAGAEIEFINADVSEFEEKVDTVIMNPPFGSQRKGADRPFLLKAFEVADRVYSIHLAKPEVRNFIKKFSADNGFTAIRLTTVPFEIPAQFRFHRKRLERILADIYRFERY from the coding sequence ATGAGGAAAAAGCACTTGGCAATGCTCCTGTCGAGGCTTGAAGGCTTCCCGGAGCCGAAACCGGAGCTTGAGCAGTACAGGACGCCAGGTGACGTGGCGGCGGAGCTCCTCTGGCTGGCCCACTCCGCGGGGGATATCGAGGGGAAGGTCGTTGCCGACCTCGGCACCGGAACTGGCGTTCTCGCGGTAGGTGCGAAGCTCCTGGGGGCGGAGAGAGTCTACGCGGTCGAGGTTGACGGGAAGGCCCTCAAGGTCGCGAGGAAAAACGCCGAACGGGCTGGTGCAGAGATCGAGTTCATAAACGCCGACGTCTCAGAGTTCGAGGAAAAGGTTGACACCGTCATAATGAACCCCCCCTTTGGGAGCCAGAGGAAGGGCGCGGACCGGCCGTTCCTGCTCAAGGCTTTCGAGGTCGCCGATAGAGTTTACTCAATCCACCTCGCGAAGCCGGAGGTGAGGAACTTCATCAAGAAGTTCTCAGCCGACAACGGGTTCACCGCGATTCGTCTGACGACGGTTCCCTTTGAGATTCCGGCCCAGTTCCGATTTCACAGGAAGAGGCTTGAAAGAATCCTCGCCGACATCTACCGTTTCGAAAGGTATTAG
- a CDS encoding PadR family transcriptional regulator, which translates to MLGAGREKAIKKLRKDLRSGLYSYLVLSLLEREGELHGYAIRKRLGELSDGKLVPSEGALYDILKSLKKYRLVEDFWAEVGGRPRKYYRLTDLGREVLLELKEEVKTIETTLMRLEGFE; encoded by the coding sequence TTGCTCGGCGCAGGCAGGGAGAAGGCAATCAAAAAGCTCAGGAAGGACCTGCGCTCCGGACTTTACTCCTACTTAGTCCTTTCGCTCCTCGAAAGGGAGGGGGAGCTCCACGGCTACGCGATAAGGAAGAGGCTCGGCGAGCTGAGCGACGGCAAACTCGTCCCGAGCGAAGGGGCCCTCTACGACATCCTGAAGAGCCTGAAGAAGTACAGGCTCGTCGAGGACTTCTGGGCCGAGGTCGGCGGGAGGCCGAGGAAGTACTACCGCCTCACCGACCTCGGGAGGGAAGTTTTATTAGAGCTGAAGGAGGAAGTAAAAACGATTGAAACGACCCTCATGAGACTGGAGGGGTTTGAATGA
- a CDS encoding PIN domain-containing protein, which yields MAHRREWLVLPDTNFLLVPGQFGVDIVSELNRILDVKFKIVVPNVVLEELDVIEKKTRGRDLLAVRMAKKLAERFETVEIGEFGRRPIDDQIYDFAVKNERVIVCTNDKGLKKRLRERGVPVVYLRSRKILELEGMLE from the coding sequence ATGGCCCATAGGAGAGAATGGCTCGTCCTTCCAGACACCAACTTTCTCCTCGTCCCCGGTCAGTTCGGGGTCGACATAGTTTCCGAGCTCAACAGAATCCTTGACGTGAAGTTCAAAATCGTCGTTCCAAACGTGGTTCTCGAAGAACTCGACGTCATCGAGAAAAAGACGCGAGGAAGAGATTTGCTCGCGGTCAGGATGGCGAAGAAATTGGCTGAGCGCTTCGAGACCGTTGAAATCGGGGAGTTCGGGAGGAGGCCGATAGACGACCAGATTTACGACTTCGCCGTCAAGAACGAGAGGGTAATAGTCTGCACCAACGACAAGGGCCTGAAGAAGCGCCTCCGCGAGAGGGGTGTTCCAGTGGTTTACCTCCGCTCGAGGAAGATACTTGAGCTCGAAGGCATGCTTGAGTGA
- a CDS encoding type II toxin-antitoxin system HicB family antitoxin, whose translation MKLKVVLEPQPEGGYVAYVPALPGCVSQGETVEEALKNIREAIELYLEVAEEMKLQETLREIKRKNNVQIAEVSV comes from the coding sequence GTGAAGCTGAAGGTTGTGCTTGAACCCCAGCCTGAAGGTGGGTACGTTGCGTACGTTCCCGCGTTGCCCGGTTGCGTGAGTCAGGGTGAGACCGTAGAGGAGGCTCTCAAAAACATTAGGGAGGCAATAGAGCTGTACCTTGAGGTAGCTGAAGAGATGAAGCTTCAAGAGACCCTGCGCGAGATAAAGCGCAAGAACAACGTCCAAATTGCGGAGGTTTCAGTGTGA
- a CDS encoding DUF432 domain-containing protein: MKTFGEHELRTQFIHVGKRKIHIIENPDGTFTYRRDDVRVKILGGRHLWVLPAPAEGYGVKFLLVKLSERLAVPPGETVHGYLSAPLDVVVKAGNALIDRFTLGREKYALYGEHTIGVIARYHVSCFHEKEPDSLGVIKLAVRNPTKEWKLVERVVIPIRNSVMFYSDEKAYYPLIILTTKEPYEVNNTGNPPDGRLKATHRAEPLPNFRMRWWP; encoded by the coding sequence ATGAAAACCTTCGGTGAGCACGAGCTTAGAACTCAGTTCATTCACGTCGGCAAAAGGAAAATTCACATCATTGAGAACCCGGACGGAACGTTTACATACCGACGAGACGATGTCAGGGTCAAAATCCTCGGTGGAAGGCATCTGTGGGTCCTCCCCGCTCCGGCGGAGGGCTACGGCGTCAAGTTCCTTCTGGTAAAACTGAGTGAGAGACTCGCGGTTCCCCCCGGAGAAACCGTTCACGGTTACCTGAGCGCCCCCCTAGACGTTGTTGTAAAGGCCGGAAACGCACTCATAGACCGCTTCACACTCGGACGGGAGAAGTACGCGCTCTACGGTGAACACACAATTGGGGTAATCGCGAGGTACCACGTCAGCTGTTTCCACGAGAAGGAGCCCGATTCTCTCGGTGTAATCAAGCTCGCCGTTAGAAACCCCACGAAGGAGTGGAAACTCGTCGAGAGGGTTGTAATCCCGATAAGGAACAGCGTCATGTTTTACTCGGACGAGAAAGCTTACTATCCCCTCATCATACTCACGACGAAGGAACCCTACGAGGTCAACAATACCGGAAATCCCCCGGACGGAAGGCTGAAGGCCACGCACAGGGCCGAACCGCTTCCGAACTTCAGGATGAGGTGGTGGCCGTGA
- a CDS encoding DUF3887 domain-containing protein, which yields MNVAVKDGKVEGFHVVSAPGTQNGNAPLLAPQDAMMKAWKSGNYSIAEPYLSPEMKKGLSEKVFRTVRDEMVGQYGQIKGYQLEKTEGKGGYQIYIYRVIAEKGNYTVSVTVKDGRIEGFHIVPGFNPKNALYPLLGGLLGLLLIWAYLRKFHAGELILGAVLLIPVLLFQPLVQKLPELLGMSSTAFFVVWTGLIAALFQEPLKYYFSRNKTLGKALYVGVGFGVGEAVYAAVLSSLFAGSPVSIIERTLALLFHASTTVLFAYSYRNGWGRKALLAMVLVHWLTDSITACWHVSPSTAVLAAGYAVMLLTALAILPKLLPLARAESEEPEVKW from the coding sequence GTGAACGTGGCGGTGAAGGACGGGAAGGTTGAAGGATTTCACGTGGTCTCCGCTCCAGGGACACAGAACGGGAATGCTCCCCTCTTAGCGCCGCAGGATGCCATGATGAAGGCCTGGAAGAGCGGGAACTACTCGATAGCGGAGCCCTACCTGAGCCCGGAGATGAAGAAGGGCCTCTCCGAGAAAGTCTTCAGGACCGTCAGGGACGAAATGGTTGGACAGTACGGGCAAATCAAAGGCTACCAGCTCGAGAAAACCGAAGGGAAAGGGGGCTATCAAATATACATCTATCGCGTCATAGCGGAGAAGGGAAACTACACGGTGAGCGTGACTGTGAAGGACGGGAGGATTGAAGGCTTCCACATCGTTCCCGGCTTCAACCCGAAGAACGCCCTCTACCCCCTCCTCGGCGGTCTGCTCGGCCTGCTTCTCATCTGGGCCTACCTGAGGAAGTTCCACGCTGGAGAGCTCATCCTCGGGGCGGTCCTGCTGATTCCGGTGCTCCTGTTCCAGCCGCTTGTACAGAAGCTTCCGGAGCTCCTTGGGATGAGCAGCACAGCCTTCTTCGTGGTCTGGACGGGACTGATAGCGGCGCTCTTCCAGGAACCGCTCAAGTACTACTTCTCCCGCAACAAGACCCTCGGAAAGGCCCTTTACGTTGGGGTTGGCTTTGGAGTCGGGGAGGCAGTGTACGCGGCGGTGCTCTCGTCGCTCTTCGCCGGTTCACCAGTGTCCATCATCGAAAGAACCCTCGCGCTCCTCTTCCATGCGTCAACGACCGTCCTCTTCGCTTACTCCTACAGAAACGGCTGGGGAAGGAAGGCGCTGCTCGCGATGGTTCTCGTCCATTGGCTAACGGACAGTATAACAGCCTGCTGGCACGTCAGCCCCTCGACTGCAGTCCTTGCGGCCGGATATGCAGTGATGCTCCTCACAGCCCTGGCGATACTCCCGAAGCTCCTCCCGCTGGCGAGGGCCGAGAGTGAGGAACCGGAAGTGAAGTGGTGA
- a CDS encoding DUF434 domain-containing protein has protein sequence MLAEAYRDLKYLLNRGYRKSVALDFVANHYRLRKEERHLLARCVFSDSWIEEVKRKLLRPEEIRSRVLGIDGFNVLITLESLLTGRAILCEDGLIRDLEYRGKYRPHGETENNLRLIVSALVELSPGDAVFFYGKNNPGSGVVRKLTEELLDEFGVPGEVRLVKSPDHELKAFEVVATADVGVIERVDHVFDLAGFMGRLTGAGPFPLHDILKTSSLLELLKKF, from the coding sequence ATGCTGGCTGAGGCGTACAGAGACCTTAAGTACCTCCTCAACAGGGGATACCGGAAGAGCGTTGCGTTGGACTTCGTGGCCAACCACTACAGGCTGAGGAAGGAGGAGAGACACCTCCTCGCGAGATGCGTCTTTTCTGATTCTTGGATTGAGGAAGTTAAGCGAAAGCTCCTTCGGCCGGAGGAGATTAGGAGCCGGGTTCTTGGAATAGACGGCTTCAACGTCCTCATAACCCTTGAATCGCTCCTCACGGGGAGGGCTATCCTCTGCGAGGACGGTCTCATCAGGGATTTAGAGTACCGGGGAAAGTACAGACCGCACGGGGAGACCGAGAACAACTTGAGACTCATTGTCTCGGCCTTGGTGGAGCTTTCACCAGGGGATGCGGTCTTCTTCTACGGGAAGAACAACCCGGGGAGCGGGGTCGTTAGGAAGCTCACGGAGGAACTCCTTGACGAGTTTGGGGTTCCCGGGGAGGTCAGGCTCGTCAAAAGTCCTGACCACGAGCTCAAGGCTTTTGAGGTCGTTGCAACGGCCGACGTTGGGGTTATTGAGAGGGTTGACCACGTTTTCGACCTCGCGGGGTTTATGGGAAGATTGACAGGTGCCGGGCCATTTCCGCTTCACGATATTTTAAAAACTTCAAGTTTGCTCGAACTTTTAAAAAAGTTTTAA
- a CDS encoding mechanosensitive ion channel family protein, protein MVAVNTTALFQSEVILGITVKGALEALAILLVTMVLGEAAKKLIIRASKGTNLTWILNEDTAELVFRLFVLGGLIGALYALGLMKYSLGPTTIGNLAFSVGFFYISYLIAKKSKDYFLQLKKGPENVIKAKLFYYAFITFAFFLALSFAGIMGELGALLAAAGITGIVLGFSSRTVVSNFVSGIFMYFDKPLQIGDAVQVGDVQGIVEDIRILSTRIRTWDGTLVRIPNEALFNSNIVNLQRYPVRRVDVSVGIAYAEDAGRAMEVIKKTLDEMPLVLAEPEPKVYVENLGDSSVVLRVWAWAPSERWFDVRTEVVRRIKEALDREGIEIPFPQRVNWFANELRVKLEDE, encoded by the coding sequence GTGGTGGCCGTGAACACAACGGCCCTCTTTCAGAGCGAGGTAATCCTTGGGATAACCGTGAAGGGTGCCCTCGAGGCGCTGGCAATCCTACTGGTCACCATGGTCCTTGGGGAAGCCGCCAAGAAGCTCATAATCCGGGCCTCAAAGGGAACGAACCTCACATGGATACTCAACGAGGACACGGCGGAGCTCGTCTTCAGGCTCTTCGTCCTCGGCGGCCTAATAGGGGCCCTTTACGCTCTTGGACTCATGAAATACAGCCTCGGTCCGACGACGATAGGGAACCTAGCATTCTCAGTGGGCTTCTTCTACATCTCGTACCTCATAGCAAAGAAGTCAAAAGACTACTTCCTCCAGCTCAAGAAGGGACCCGAGAACGTTATAAAGGCAAAACTGTTCTACTACGCGTTCATAACCTTCGCGTTCTTTTTGGCGCTCAGCTTCGCGGGAATCATGGGAGAGCTCGGGGCGCTACTCGCGGCGGCTGGAATAACAGGCATAGTCCTCGGTTTCTCTTCAAGAACCGTTGTCTCGAACTTCGTCTCAGGAATCTTCATGTACTTCGACAAACCGCTCCAGATAGGTGATGCCGTTCAGGTCGGCGACGTTCAGGGAATAGTCGAGGACATAAGAATTCTCTCGACGAGAATAAGAACGTGGGATGGAACACTCGTCAGGATTCCAAACGAGGCTCTCTTCAACAGCAACATAGTCAACCTCCAGAGGTACCCCGTGAGGAGAGTCGATGTAAGCGTCGGCATAGCGTACGCCGAGGACGCCGGAAGGGCCATGGAGGTCATAAAGAAGACCCTCGATGAGATGCCCCTCGTCCTTGCTGAACCGGAACCGAAGGTCTACGTCGAGAACCTCGGCGACAGCTCGGTGGTTTTGAGGGTCTGGGCGTGGGCGCCGAGCGAGAGGTGGTTCGACGTCAGGACAGAGGTCGTGAGGAGAATCAAGGAGGCCCTTGACAGGGAGGGAATAGAGATACCGTTCCCGCAGAGGGTCAACTGGTTTGCCAACGAACTCAGGGTGAAGTTAGAGGACGAGTGA